A portion of the Manihot esculenta cultivar AM560-2 chromosome 2, M.esculenta_v8, whole genome shotgun sequence genome contains these proteins:
- the LOC122723099 gene encoding LOW QUALITY PROTEIN: anthocyanidin reductase-like (The sequence of the model RefSeq protein was modified relative to this genomic sequence to represent the inferred CDS: inserted 1 base in 1 codon): MRATHAQFSCLTKIALGAMVPLGAEANLILFQADIYNDNEFEPAIDGCESVFHVATPIHHGLESSQYKDRAEATXAGAKSIVDTRIRWKTVKRLIYTATVLAASPLNEAGNGFNTCMDECCWTALHLFFSHGNDYVMVFFFSSLLVLTSQSSWLLFA; encoded by the exons ATGAGAGCCACACATGCTCAATTTTCGTGTTTGACCAAAATTGCCCTTGGAGCAATGGTACCCCTTGGAGCAGAAGCCAACCTCATTCTATTTCAAGCTGATATATACAATGACAACGAGTTTGAACCTGCAATTGATGGCTGTGAATCTGTTTTTCACGTCGCTACTCCTATCCACCATGGCCTCGAAAGCTCTCAG TACAAAGACAGAGCTGAAGCAA GTGCCGGAGCGAAAAGCATTGTTGATACTCGCATCAGATGGAAAACTGTTAAGCGTCTCATCTACACAGCAACAGTTTTGGCAGCTTCTCCATTGAATGAAGCTGGGAATGGCTTCAATACTTGCATGGATGAATGCTGCTGGACAGCTTTGCATCTCTTTTTTTCTCATGGCAACGACTACGtaatggtattttttttttcttctcttctagTTCTTACTTCTCAGTCTTCGTGGCTTCTTTTTGCTTAA
- the LOC110608466 gene encoding protein trichome birefringence-like 23, with the protein MNLILRLWSLNKHNHWLFKLAVAILSMCLAFRLFFYQSTRFEPNLDDPFADKTEVSKPPLPVDIRKPHIAVDIAVDIPKPTLSADGPQPEEVEAPKNEHNAGKCDLFVGDWIPNPSGPIYTNASCPLIDGHQNCMRNGRPDSGYLFWRWNPRDCELPPFDARRFIELMRNKSLALIGDSISRNHVQSLLCMLSTVEQAVEVYHDEEYKSKRWHFPSYNFTVSNIWSPFLVEAAIFEDSDGVSTAEVQLQLDKLDKNWTNLYQDLDYAIISTGKWFLKAAIYHKNDTVVGCHICPGKNFTEKGFVFAYEKALHYAMDFIATSNHKGLIFFRTSTPDHFEYGEWHNGGTCPKTRPAKEGEMQLKDLSRILRDTELAEFERGSAKAAENGVNLKLLDFTNLLVSRPDGHPGPYRHFYPFAEDKNATVQNDCLHWCLPGPIDYWNDVIMEMVVNS; encoded by the exons ATGAACTTAATTTTGAGGCTATGGTCTCTTAACAAGCACAACCACTGGCTATTCAAGTTAGCAGTTGCTATTCTCTCGATGTGTCTTGCTTTTAGGCTCTTCTTCTATCAATCTACGAGATTTGAACCCAATTTGGATGACCCTTTTGCTGATAAAACTGAAGTGTCAAAGCCACCTCTTCCTGTTGATATTCGGAAGCCGCATATTGCTGTTGACATTGCTGTAGATATTCCAAAACCAACTCTTTCTGCTGATGGGCCACAACCTGAAGAGGTGGAGGCGCCCAAAAATG AACATAATGCTGGGAAGTGTGATCTTTTTGTTGGAGATTGGATTCCCAACCCGTCAGGACCGATTTACACAAATGCTAGCTGCCCTTTGATTGATGGTCACCAGAATTGTATGAGGAATGGGAGACCGGATTCAGGTTATCTATTCTGGAGGTGGAATCCACGAGATTGTGAATTACCACCATTTGATGCACGAAGATTTATTGAGTTAATGCGGAATAAATCATTGGCATTGATTGGTGATTCAATATCTCGCAACCATGTGCAGTCATTGCTATGCATGCTCTCCACA gtTGAGCAAGCAGTCGAAGTTTATCATGACGAGGAATACAAATCAAAAAGATGGCACTTTCCTTCCTACAACTTCACCGTATCAAATATCTGGTCCCCCTTCCTTGTTGAGGCAGCAATCTTTGAAGATAGTGATGGTGTATCAACAGCTGAAGTTCAGCTGCAGCTTGATAAACTTGATAAGAATTGGACAAATTTATACCAGGATTTGGATTACGCTATTATCTCAACTGGAAAATGGTTTCTTAAAGCTGCAATCTATCATAAGAATGACACAGTAGTGGGCTGCCATATATGTCCTGGAAAGAACTTTACAGAGAAGGGATTTGTCTTTGCTTATGAGAAAGCCCTCCATTATGCGATGGACTTCATAGCAACATCCAACCATAAAGGGTTGATCTTTTTTAGGACATCAACTCCTGATCATTTTGAGTATGGAGAATGGCATAATGGAGGCACTTGTCCAAAAACAAGGCCTGCTAAAGAGGGTGAGATGCAGTTGAAGGACTTGAGCAGGATTCTGCGTGACACTGAATTAGCAGAGTTTGAGAGGGGATCAGCAAAAGCAGCTGAAAACGGAGTAAATCTTAAACTTCTCGACTTCACAAATCTTTTAGTATCAAGGCCTGATGGGCATCCAGGTCCATACAGACATTTCTATCCATTTGCTGAGGATAAAAATGCCACAGTTCAGAATGACTGTCTACATTGGTGCTTGCCTGGGCCAATTGACTACTGGAATGATGTGATAATGGAGATGGTAGTTAATAGTTGA
- the LOC110608518 gene encoding uncharacterized protein LOC110608518 produces MENLQDSTHQQNPITHNPPPVWDCGSTLYDSFELKSFERQLYSAIHSRTLSMPHLTDRRVSAPVEYSLPPPVSKKPSKISRSLPKFLKSMFKSKQNSSGIFGVKNRPSHEYYVVYDKSGALSTIPEGPEINFGGFSPEINSLVRRSGSERFTATSMMGISCA; encoded by the coding sequence ATGGAAAACTTACAAGATTCAACCCACCAACAAAATCCCATTACTCATAATCCTCCTCCTGTCTGGGATTGTGGAAGCACTCTTTATGATTCCTTTGAGCTCAAATCTTTCGAGCGTCAACTTTATTCTGCTATACATTCCAGAACTTTATCCATGCCTCATTTAACTGATCGACGAGTGTCAGCGCCGGTTGAGTattctcttcctcctcctgtATCCAAGAAGCCTTCTAAAATTTCTCGCTCACTTCCCAAGTTCTTGAAATCCATGTTCAAGTCTAAACAGAATTCTAGCGGCATTTTTGGTGTTAAAAATCGACCCAGCCATGAATATTACGTCGTTTATGATAAGTCCGGTGCTCTTTCCACTATCCCTGAGGGGCCGGAGATTAATTTTGGTGGATTCTCTCCGGAGATTAACTCCTTGGTGAGGCGAAGTGGGTCGGAGAGGTTTACGGCCACTTCCATGATGGGTATTTCATGTGCTTAA
- the LOC110607846 gene encoding high mobility group B protein 6 gives MADTAIASLINVEPVPTKKPRNNRKALKQKNPSTNEVNIMAQKLSEISPVPPPPSDTDPLKENHESLSQSRSSPKKSKAKAPKAKQTKQTSSFEKDMQEMQEMLQKLRIEKEKTEELLKEKDEMLKAKEEELVTKGREQEKLQMEFKKLQKLKEFKPNMILPLVQSSQDDQDKKKKKKKGGLEKKRPSPPYILWCKDQWNEVKKENPDAEFKEISNILGAKWKSVSAEEKKPYEEKYQAEKEAYLQLIANEKREGEAMKLFEEEHKQKTAMELLEQYIQFKQEAEKENKKTKKEKDPLKPKQPISAFFLFSNERRAALLSEKNVLEVAKIAGEEWKNMTEEERRPYEEMAKKNKEKYLQEMEAYKQKKDEEAMNLKKEEEEMLKLQKQEALQLLKKKEKTENIIKKTKEKRQKKKQQNADPNKPKRPASSFLLFNKEARKCLMQERPGITNSTLNALISVKWKELSEEERQIWNVKAAEAMEVYKKEMEEYNKSAASSDDKP, from the exons ATGGCTGATACTGCAATTGCCTCGCTCATCAACGTTGAGCCAGTCCCCACAAAGAAACCAAGAAACAATAGGAAAGCTCTGAAACAGAAAAACCCATCAACAAATGAGGTTAATATCATGGCTCAGAAGCTCTCCGAGATCTCTCCCGTTCCCCCTCCACCATCAGACACTGATCCTTTGAAAGAGAACCACGAAAGCCTCTCTCAATCTCGCTCTTCTCCCAAGAAATCGAAGGCTAAGGCCCCAAAGGCTAAGCAGACAAAGCAGACCTCTTCATTTGAAAAGGACATGCAAGAAATGCAAGAAATGCTTCAGAAGTTGAggattgaaaaggaaaagactgAGGAGTTGCTGAAGGAGAAGGATGAGATGCTGAAGGCCAAAGAAGAGGAGCTTGTAACCAAGGGCAGAGAGCAAGAGAAGTTACAGATGGAGTTCAAGAAGTTGCAGAAACTGAAGGAGTTTAAGCCCAACATG ATTCTGCCGCTTGTTCAATCATCGCAAGATGACCaagacaagaagaagaagaaaaagaagggtggccttgaaaagaaaaggccaTCTCCACCTTACATCTTGTGGTGCAAAGATCAATGGAATGAG GTCAAGAAAGAGAATCCAGATGCAGAGTTCAAAGAGATCTCAAACATCTTGGGGGCAAAGTGGAAGAGTGTTAGTGCAGAGGAAAAGAAGCCTTATGAGGAAAAGTATCAGGCTGAAAAGGAAGCCTATCTGCAGTTAATTGCAAACGAGAAGCGAGAGGGTGAAGCAATGAAGCTGTTCGAAGAGGAGCATAAGCAAAAGACAGCAATGGAATTGCTTGAACAGTACATCCAATTCAAGCAAGAAGCAGAAAAGGAGAACAAGAAGACCAA GAAAGAAAAGGATCCGCTGAAACCAAAGCAGCCCATTTCAGCTTTTTTCTTGTTCTCAAATGAGAGACGGGCTGCTTTACTTTCAGAGAAGAATGTTCTGGAG GTGGCAAAGATTGCTGGTGAGGAATGGAAGAACATGACGGAAGAAGAAAGGAGGCCTTATGAAGAG ATGGCAAAGAAGAACAAGGAGAAGTACTTGCAAGAAATGGAGGCCTACAAGCAGAAAAAGGATGAAGAAGCTATGAAtctaaagaaagaagaagaagagatgttgAAGCTTCAGAAACAGGAAGCCCTGCAACTGCttaagaagaaggagaaaacaGAAAACATAATCAAG AAAACCAAAGAGAAACGccagaagaagaagcagcagaATGCTGATCCTAACAAGCCCAAAAGGCCTGCATCTTCATTCCTTCTGTTCAACAAAGAAGCAAGGAAATGTTTAATGCAGGAGCGGCCAGGGATCACCAACTCTACCCTTAATGCACTGATTTCTGTGAAATGGAAG GAACTTAGTGAAGAAGAGAGGCAAATCTGGAATGTTAAAGCTGCTGAAGCCATGGAAGTATACAAGAAGGAAATGGAAGAGTACAACAAATCTGCTGCATCCTCAGATGACAAACCATAA
- the LOC110610188 gene encoding protein SEH1: MEKSVATLDKGTTCSAWNYCGQRLAAGSVDGSLCIFDACDPASSSFSRTFKIKVHEASIVKVVWVPPEHGDAVACICADGSLSLWEEVVEDSQPLEWKLCKSFESKATKVLDVQFGALQTSLKTVVAYSDGHVKVYELLDPLELKNWQLQAEFQNAIDSVSTFGRANCFSASISWNPRMGENQESSFVLGFNSDTPQLNSPKIWEFDLAHQRWLPVAELALPVDKSDQVFAVAWASNIGRPYEMVAVATHKGIAIWHLGLNPDLDGRLSVENVAMLSGFEGEVWQMEWDMSGMTLATTGTDGMVRLWQSNLNGVWHEEAAFDTSS; the protein is encoded by the exons ATGGAGAAGTCAGTGGCAACGCTAGACAAAGGCACGACTTGCTCGGCATGGAACTACTGTGGGCAGAGGCTGGCCGCTGGCTCCGTCGATGGCAGCCTATGCATTTTCGACGCGTGTGACCCCGCTTCTTCCTCCTTTTCCCGCACCTTCAAAATCAAG GTTCATGAGGCTAGTATTGTGAAGGTTGTTTGGGTTCCTCCTGAACATGGTGACGCAGTAGCCTGCATTTGTGCTGATGGGAGTTTATCTTTGTGGGAGGAGGTAGTAGAAG ATTCACAACCTCTTGAATGGAAGCTTTGTAAAAGCTTTGAAAGCAAGGCGACTAAAGTGTTGGATGTCCAATTTGGAGCCTTGCAGACAAGTTTGAAAACG GTTGTGGCATACTCAGATGGTCATGTGAAAGTCTATGAGCTCTTGGATCCCTTGGAGTTGAAGAACTGGCAGCTTCAG GCTGAATTTCAGAATGCTATTGATTCAGTATCTACATTTGGGAGGGCTAATTGCTTTTCTGCATCTATTTCTTGGAATCCACGAATGGGTGAAAACCAGGAATCAAGCTTTGTTCTGGGTTTTAATTCAGATACACCACAACTGAACTCCCCAAAG ATATGGGAGTTTGATCTGGCCCATCAACGATGGCTTCCAGTTGCAGAGCTGGCTTTGCCTGTAGACAAAAGCGATCAGGTTTTCGCTGTTGCATGGGCATCCAACATTGGCCG GCCATATGAGATGGTGGCTGTTGCTACTCACAAGGGAATTGCAATATGGCATCTAGGATTGAACCCTGACCTGGATGGAAGACTTTCAGTGGAAAACGTCGCCATGCTCTCTGGTTTTGAAGGCGAG GTGTGGCAGATGGAATGGGACATGAGTGGAATGACCTTAGCAACAACAGGAACCGATGGGATGGTAAGACTCTGGCAGTCCAACTTGAATGGCGTTTGGCACGAGGAAGCTGCATTCGATACCAGTTCTTAG